The Dermochelys coriacea isolate rDerCor1 chromosome 13, rDerCor1.pri.v4, whole genome shotgun sequence genome includes the window CCAGGCtatagagaaaagcttgaaaacatgactcaATGTACCCTAAGGGCTCAAAGACCAGAATAAAGTTTTTAAGGTAAGCCATTATAATAAAAAGCTAGATATttagtctaaacaaaatgaaaattagttTCAAGATAGCATAAGTCTGAAAGCGTTGGATAGGCTACAGTGATTTTGGCAACTAAACTTTCCTTAACCTCAGTTGCCTCATCTGTGATGTGGGAATGATGATACTTAAAttttttatgaagtgctttgtgatccttggatgaaaaacAGTACGTCATTGATTAATTATGATCGTATATTATCCTTTTCATCAATAGACATCAAAGCAATGTACAAAGCAGGAAAGAGCATCATAAAACAATCACATTACAAGTATTATAGTACAATTGTTAACTATTATTGTCAATGAGGACAGATTAATCCAATATATTTGAGTgcagaaatttcagatttttagcATTTCACACACTCTGGATAGTAATTTccacaaacaaaaacaagggAAAAGTATGGTATTTGCttgactttattattattttaataaagagaaTGTAAAGATCTCAATTTTGATGTGCATCAGCAATACATGGAAGGCTATTGCTTTTcctgaaacaaataaataattgtaGGTAAGCAAAATAAGAAAGCTTTCATTATATTAGGTGGAACTCATGACTAGAAAGCCATAAAACAATAAATGAGccggattttttaaaaaacattattagAAAGAAGGGAAATGTCAAGAGTCACATTTAATAAACCAATACAAAAAACTGCATACTgtgtatttaggaaaaaaaaaaaaaaaaactaactgtcATCAGCCTCAAGGTTTATATTGTTTCCAAATTTTGCATAAAGCTGAACCTTCAGGTCAGATAATACCCTCTGAATTGATTCCACTCGAGATTCTAACGCTTCGATTTCTCCTTGTAAGTTTTTCTGGAAGACAAAATATTGGCTAATTAATACCAAAGCACACTGAGCAAAGTTTCTCATTCATTTACCTATAGATTACATAGGTCAAGCAAACTATATTCCAATTATTTAAGAGGATTCCTGGACTAGGAACAGGACAGAAATCAGAGCTTTCAGTTGCAAGTTCAAAGCCAGGTCAGtagtgaccagaaacaattaCTCTCCACTAGCTGTTCCGGACCACGTTAAATTTGTTGGTGGCATCTCTTCAGTTACTAATAGAGAGGTAGATCTACATCATAAAATAAGAGTGCATGCTCAGCAAAAGCCAAAGACTGAATCATGGCCCAGCACCCCTGTATATATTCCCATCACCCCTCCAGATCAGCATAATACACACTGATGAGGCAGCAGGGGGAACAAATGTGCTGTTATTGCCATGCAGCACTTCTTCTGTAGCTAATTTGGAGATTTCAGATTAGagtaattattaatatttaaccTGGTACTATGTCAAAGGTATTCAGAAAGAGAAAGGTTCTAAGCGACAGATGAACAGCTCATGACCATCAGAACACCCATCCTAATGTAGAGCTCTCTGTAGCACTGAATATATCAAAGAGACTCTCCAGCCCTCACAAACCTTTGCCTCCTCCAGCATCTCTTGTGTCTCATCTTGGGAATGACTGATAAAGACATCACCAATCTGATAGGGTATCAGTatggaatcatcatcatcaagcatCATCATGTCATCACATGCATCCTCCAAATTCTGAAGTTGTTTCTGTAAAGTCAAAACACAGTCAAAAAGCTGGTCACCTTATCCAACGTGATTTATGCATTAACATCTACTTTATAATCAAAACTATTCTGAGCTGTAGAGGCATAATCTGAAGGAGGATCAGCAGAACTGTTAGGTATACTTGGgagaaacaaggtaggtgaggtaatatattttattgaaccaacttctgttggtggaagggacaagctcttgaagtcacagagctcttcttcagatctggggcaggtaaggaagtatttctttacaaaCTGCAcaatcaacttgtggaacttgttgccatgggatgttgtgaaggccaaaagtataactcggttcaaaaaaagaattggataaatttATGTAGGActggtcaatcaatggctattagccagatagtcagggacataaccccatgctctgggtgtccctaatccTCTGACTGTGAGAAGCTGGAACtagatgacaggggatagatcactcaattgccctgttctgttcattccctctgaagcattgggcattggccactgtcagaagacaggatactagtctacacagacctttggtctgacccagttatggccattcttatgcctGAGCTAAATATAAGCTGGGACAGATTATTAAACATAAGGGGTTCATGTATGCTGCAGTAAGGCCATTTCAAGTGAACTCAGCAATTGAGGATTAGGATTTCAATAGAGTTGCACTATCATAACTCTAGAGTAATGCTGTGGGGAGTCTGGCCCAGAAAGTTTAGCAAAAGGTCTGTATAATCCTTGATTAAACCacctttttccccaaaaatgaCAATTAAGGGGTTCTAAGCATTGCACAAATAGAAGTTATATTTATCTTGAATGTGTTAGTCATTTGTGCTTCTCGCAGGATTACTTCCTATACTTAATCACTTTTCCATCTTTATTTGCTTCAGCTATTTTCAAACTGACTTTATAGACAGACTAGACTCCAAAAGCAAAGCCAGAACCAAAAGTTCTTCTAGTTATAGTGCCCTCCAGCCCCTACTTCAGATTTGAACCCCAATTCTGAGCTGCATCAAATATAAGCTCAGTGCCCCTAATGACATGTCAGTAGATAGCAAAGGTACCTTTTTAACTTCTATTTCTTCTTTCAGCTCTGTAATCCTACTGGTATTTCTTGCAAACTTGTTAATTTTCTGTTGATCTTCAAAAGTAACATTGACATCTTCAGCAGCCTGGACAGGGGAGAGGTTACAGAGAAGATTGAATTGTTATATAATGTTTTTAGGGAGAATGAAGATGAAGTAATACCACCAAGATTGTTAACTTTTAGATAAAAAATGAGAAACTTTTTATTTCTCATAGTTTCTTTCCTAAGGACAGGTCTATACTAGAAAAGTTTTGCCAGTACAGTTATGCCAGCAGATGCTCCTCCTGTGCATACAGCTTATATCGgcaaaagatttcagagtagcagccgtgttagtctgtattcgcaaaaagaaaaggagtacttgtggcaccttagagactaacaaatttatttgagcataagctttcgtgagctacagctcacttcatcggatgcatttggtggaaaaaacagaggagagatttatatacacacacacagagaacatgaaacaatgggtttatcatacacactgtaaggagagtgatcacttaagataagccatcaccaacagcaggggggggaaggaggaaaacctttcatggtgacaagcaggtaggctaattccagcagttaacaagaatatcagaggaacagtggggggtggggtgggagggagaaataccatggggaaatagttttactttgtgtaatgactcatccattcccagtctctattcaagcctaagtttccgagagactgctgaattggaattaatttgcaaactggatacaattaacttaggcttgaatagagactgggaatggatgagtcattacacaaagtaaaactatttccccatggtatttctccctcccaccccaccccccactgttcctctgatattcttgttaactgctggaattagcttacctgcttgtcaccatgaaaggttttcctccttccccccctgctgctggtgatggcttatcttaagtgatcactctccttacagtgtgtatgataaacccattgtttcatgttctctgtgtgtgtgtatataaatctctcctctgttttttccaccaaatgcatccgatcaagtgagctgtagctcacgaaagcttatgctctaataaatttgttagtctctaaggtgccacaagtactccttttctatcggCAAAAGAGTGATtctaccagtatagcttatactCATTCCCCCCAGTAGGATACtgacaaaagcacttttatgctgaTTTAAGTGCATCTAAACTGGGGCTTTTGCCTCTTGAGAAAGATCATTAAACAAAATTGCTCCCTCCCAGTCATTATTAGGCCAAGAGATCTCAGTATAGACCTGACAGTAAAATAGTCAGTTACCTTTTAAACTTACCAGCACTGTGGAGCAAACATGAAACGGCACACGCAGGGACTAGGCCAAGGGACCCCCACCAAGCTGAAAggcactgggaggggaaggggccgTTCCTGCCTCTCCTGGGGCGGGGAAGCCAACAGGGAGCCCCAGAGCAGACCAAGGGGTACCAGGGAGGTGCCCATGGGAGCACACAACACACAGAgcagcgggaggggaggggagcgggggggggatcagtgcccctccccactgccggggggggggggggagagaacaggACTGCGGCTCCCCTACAGACCCAGCACTCCCCTAGGACCGGGAGCGCCCAGCCTGAGGACAGGGCGGCCAGTGGTGCCTCCCGGGACGCTCAGGCAGCGCCAACCCCGcaaaggggggagagggggaagcctAGAGGAAGGAGGCGCAGAGCAGGCCCCGGGCCCCTCAGACGAGGGGGACGCGGCGCCAGGGGGCCCCTctgaaggggggcggggaggcggcGCAGAGCCAGCCccgcagccgggggggggggggcgcagagtGGAAAGACGGACTCAAGGCTCCCCGAGGCGGatccccccccgcactcaccgcTTTCTTCATGGTGGCAGCCATGTTGGACTGAACCACTGGCCCATCTGCGGAGGGGGAGGTCCCAGTTACCAGCTCCCTCACCCCGGCTCGGTCGGTCCCGGCTCAGCCGCGGCGGCGCTCCTCGCTCCCTAGACCGCGCTCGCCGACCCTATCCCGACCGAGTTAGGAAGACCTCAACTCAAATAAGGTATGAACAAGAAGCCCCGCACTTGGTACTTTCCGCTTAAAGGCGCTGTCAGCGAGATACTTATCCGCCGACATAATGGGGGCTTTAGATGCCGGCCTTGGGAGTTGCCGCTAGGTGGCGCAACGAGCCAGCATATGGAAACAGGGAGCCCAGGGCAGCGCTGGAGAGCTTTACAGtagtgtcccctcccccccccccgcaatgcgCCCATCCACACCTGGGGGAACCAGCCACAGTGACTCCCCCATTATTGGGAGGGGGGGGCAGTCACCCAATGCACTCCCCAGGCCTGGGGGAACCAGTGCTTCACCCTTCTCCATGTCCCCACTCATCAGTCCATTTATTATAATGAATATGGATCAATTACATTTAATTACAGTCCCgtacataaataaatattaataaaggtTGCTGGTGCCAACGGCCTCCGCTGGCTGCCATAGCTGAGCGCCATGTGAAtattacatccgatgaagtgagctgtagctcacaaaagcttatgctcaaacaaatttgttagtctctaaggtgccacaagtcctccttttctttttgcgaatacagactaacacggctgctactctgaaacctgtgaatattaCGGGCATCTAGTCTCACATACTCCTCCGGGATCAGGAAGTGTTATCCCCATGTACAGATGGGGGCATCGAGGCACAGAGGAATGAAGCAACTTGgccgaggtcacacaggaaggctgtgcCCATGCCAGGAATTGGTCCCTGGTTTCTCTAGTCCTAGGCcggtgccttaaccacaagactagtCCTCTCTCAGAGGCATCTGTCTTGTTGTGCAAATAactggaggtggaggggaaaaatTCTTCAACTGCAAATTCCTTTCTGGAGGGACCTTGTGAGCAAATAATAACCATTTTGTTAAAACAGAGGGATGTTTTTTCCTAAATAGAAATAAGGGCAGTTGGCATTTGCACTGCATAATTGCCTCCACATGCtttagtttatttatttagcttataTCACAGCTATGAAAAAAATCAGGTCACCATAACATTTCATAACCACAGCTGCGGGGGTGTGTTTTGGCTGCAGTGGACTCCTGACAACCAGTTACTGTTAGTGCAATGCTGGGCCCAACATTCAAGAGCCTGGAGCCTTGGTAGAACAGGGTGTATGGTTGACGCCGTGTTTGAGCTAACAACTAGCCAAGGTTTTGAGAGCAATTTGATTGATGGAAAGTAGCTTTGGAGGGCTACCTCCCTAATATTTGCAAGAGATCTTGTGGATACAGCTGTGTGGTTTCCCTCAAGCCTCAGTGACCTTGACTTCAGAaaagcgtttttttttttaattgctgctgaCTGACACAAAGCAGCCAGTGCAAGGTTTGAGATCTGGCCTTGAAATTCTGCTACTGGTTAGTAGTCCCTAAATGCCTAATCCTGCAGTTTAATGAACACTGCCTGAGGGTGATATTGTGTGTCTtcaattcccactgatgtcagaagAGCAAGATAAATACTATAGCACTAAAGATCAAAAATGGGGATTTCCAAGAAAAATGTTGCTCATACAATAACCTTTGCAAATGTGTCTTTCCTGCAGCTGTTATACATGCTAGACAAAAAGCTTTCAATGTAAGCTATGGCAAGGAGGAAAATACTTATATATTTTGCCATAACATTCTTGTCTTTGACATGCACCTATATCAATAGGAGTTGAAGGCAGTTTGGATGGGATTCATGAAGAGATTTGACCTTGCAGTGCCGAGTGTTGCTTGCAATGCCTAacacttttaggtgcctagaaattcacaggaacaacactgtaatccacaaagctgagttaggcacttaagcTCCCTACATAAAGAAAGGGGAGAAATAAGCACATAagactgtgatccacaaaatccAGCACTCTAggtagggagctgcctaagctagtcaatgggagacactaactagaaggaaaaggagtacttgtggcaccttagagactaacaaatttattagagcataagctttcgtgagctatagctcacttcatcagatgcatttggtgctaAACCTCACTGCTCTCTTGgagatttgcaactaaatacagGCTGCAAGGAGGAGGCACCTGTATCAACTTAGTGATCAATGAACAGGAACCTGCCACCTGGTATCAGATGACTTAACACCTATGGCTCTTCTTGAGCCAATTAGTTAGGCACTTGTCTCAGTCCACACAAAACAGGTGGGGTGCCTCTGCCCACCTTACAACCTTTAGTCCAGTGATTAGAatactgggatgtgggagatccaggttcaattccctccccAGGAAGGTAAGGCTTTGACcagatctcccacctctcagcagAACATGCTACCTACTGAGCAATGGAACATTCTGGTGGGGGTGGCTGTTTcctcaatttctcctgttgaagttgttgcactctggataaataatgGTGTGttggagcagggagactggaTCAAAGATGATTGCCCTTCCAGGTGGACACCCTCACCCTAAATGGGACTACAGAGTCATGCCCATTTGCTTgctctctttggcccaatgactattttaGTATTTATTCCCAGTGGATTAGCACATGTACAGCACTTTATTTACTGTAAGTAGTCTCAGTGAATTCAACTGGAAAGGACTTCCTATGTACAAAAAGTTAAACATTTGAaaaggtttgcaggatctgggtcttAGATTTCAGGGTGTATTAACTGGCATATGTAACAATTGCAGGAGACTTAGATATGCAAAGGTATTGGAAGCAACCCTATTTACTGTTTAGTGATGCATTTTCCTGAGCCATCTTTCCTGTACATGTATCCTCGcttggttatttttaataaattaggaAACCtgcaaaatcaaaagaaaaaaatatttatacaggCACACAAAAAAGTAACAAATAGAAAAGTATCAACGTGCATATGGTTATGTGCCAACCCCAAAATTAGTGTTTTACAGTTCCCTAATACCTGTCATGCAGGGATTTCAAAACTctctacaaacattaattaatactCACATCATCACTGTAAAGTATCCAAAAAGTATTAACTCCATTTCagagatgtggaaactgaggcacgataATTTAAGGCCAACACTGTGGGTGCCCAGGTTGAAGCATCTAAGGTATCATGTTGGGCATCCAATAATTGAGTATTTTGGAGCATTTGTGCTTAAGTAATGTGTGTTAGAACAAGCAATAGAATCTAAAGCTACTTACTCCCCGCCCTTTGCTTCTGCcaccaggccatccttcctccacAAAAGGCTTATAAAAATGAATCCAGTTAACAAGTGATACTATCCATGGAAAGCAACAGTTGGGAGCAAAAGTGGATGAAAGTGCCCCAAGAGCTATAGACACAAAGAGCAATGGCTTACAGAAACTGCTCCCTGCTAACACTAAAcagttgtaaaaaagaaaaggagtacttgtggcaccttagagactaacacatttatttgagcataagctttcgtgagctacagctcatcgtcttctttgtgaatacagactaagacagctgctactctgaaacctgttactaaacAGTTGTGGTTCATTAGTTTTGGAAGAGACTTCCTAGCAGCAATGGAGAAGAGTTAATGCTTCTTTCCTCATTAGACAGGGAGATACAAAATAGCAATACAGATGCCAAGTAAAGACAAGGAAGAAGTCTGATTCCTGTCCTGTTATCTCTGTGCTCGGAACTTACTCCTCACATTTCCTGTGATTTTGAGACGTTGGGATACTGTCTGCACTGGAGGTGgccaggaatttttcaacaaagcttttttggaaaatgcagattcatcaaAAGAGAAAATGTCCATTTCGATGAATTACCTGTTtctaaaaatttttgaaaaaagaaaagtttcaaaattgttctaaattaaaaatattccatttttggTTGAAAATGACTGTTTCAAAATTGAAGCTAGTTTGTAGTAAAAagaatgtaaaatatataaaataaaatcttcaaaatgttttgacatgatcaaaatgaaacatttcaattggcctgcttctctctcctcaaaaaaaaaagaagggggggaagCACCATTTGCAAACATTGGTgagatttttaactttttgtcccaatttagGATGAGAAAAGTCttcaaaatattgaatatttggGAAAGCAAAACCACTTCCGGCCACCTGTATTCCAGAACCCCTCCTTTCATTGCACTAGTAGTCAGAAACCTACATCTCTGAATTCTCTGCAATGTGAACTTCCCAGAGGTGCTAGagttctcttttctcttcttaaGGGTTCCACCATGAAAGGGTATGATTTAGGTCAAAGCTATTCCTGTAGCTGCATTAGATGAATAACACAGGTTATATCTGAGCCAATTTAATTTCTGTCAACATAAAAGGACTGAAGTTAATAGCAACTGGATGTTTCCAAAGCTTTGAAACTGTCTCTTCTCCTACATGCTTAGGCAGGATTTGTGGTGAGTTTGTGTTGCCAAGATGAACTCACTGTGGTTCTTTCTTCTATAAGGCAAGGAAAAATAGTGTGCACAGATACAAGTTTCTAGGGGGTGGCATAAGATAAACTTACTGAACTCAGTGACCCAATTTCTCTTTCAGTGGCACGAAATGACTCGCTCTTTCTTGCTTGAGTTTTGTTTTTACATGAACTTACTCTCAGTTTGCAGTTTGGTGGGACTCAGTCCATCGATCTGTCCTTTTAGTACTTGTAACCCAACCACCCTTCAACTCATGCCTCTTCCTTGGTTCTTTGGGCATTTTCCCAGCCATTACATGCCCTAGCTTTTGGAGTACAACTcagtgggaaagaaaaaaagggcATGGACAGAGTTGATGGAAGCTGACTAGGGCCAGTCTACACTATAGACCAAGATCAGTATAatcatgtcactcaggggtgtgaaaaatccacatccctgagcaaagtcattataccaacctaacccccagtgtagacagtgctatgttgacaggaaGAAATTCTCCCATCAGCCTAACtactcagagaggtggattaactatgcagatagaagaagctctcccatcagtataGTAGCATCTTCACCAGAGCAccacagaggcacagctgcaccagtgtagtACCgaatgtgaagacaagcccaagatCCCTGTTAtaggttcctgccccaaagtgaGCCCCATGTGCACGGAAGTGACTCATCAACCAAAACCCTCTTGTGGCTGGGTGTGGAGCCTTCTCCT containing:
- the PFDN4 gene encoding prefoldin subunit 4, with translation MAATMKKAAAEDVNVTFEDQQKINKFARNTSRITELKEEIEVKKKQLQNLEDACDDMMMLDDDDSILIPYQIGDVFISHSQDETQEMLEEAKKNLQGEIEALESRVESIQRVLSDLKVQLYAKFGNNINLEADDS